One region of Blattabacterium cuenoti genomic DNA includes:
- a CDS encoding RpiB/LacA/LacB family sugar-phosphate isomerase, which produces MLIAIGSDHTGFFHKNIINIFLKEKGYKIKDFGLYEEEHINKVDYPDFIHPTANFVEKGKADFGIVICGSGNGAAMIANKYQKIRAALVWNKEIAILARKHNNANIISLPARFINLEKVIEIIDVFFKTNFEGGRHKIRIKKIPIIFNPQ; this is translated from the coding sequence ATGCTAATAGCAATAGGATCTGATCATACAGGTTTTTTTCACAAAAATATAATAAATATTTTTTTAAAAGAAAAAGGATATAAAATAAAAGATTTTGGACTTTATGAAGAAGAACATATAAATAAAGTGGATTATCCAGATTTTATTCATCCTACAGCTAATTTTGTAGAAAAAGGAAAAGCTGATTTTGGAATTGTTATATGTGGTAGTGGAAATGGAGCTGCTATGATTGCTAATAAATATCAAAAAATACGAGCTGCTTTAGTATGGAATAAAGAAATAGCAATTTTAGCAAGAAAACATAATAATGCAAATATTATTAGTTTACCTGCTAGATTTATAAATCTAGAAAAAGTTATAGAAATAATAGATGTTTTTTTTAAAACAAATTTTGAAGGAGGAAGACATAAAATAAGAATTAAAAAAATACCTATTATTTTTAATCCTCAGTAG
- a CDS encoding phosphoglycerate kinase codes for MNRIKTVNDFNFKNKTALLRVDYNVPVNKQHIITDDTRIQYSIPTIKKILSENGKIILISHFGRPKKKYDKNFSLKFLVPYLYKKLKVPINFSKSCIGEETNKKVNELKNGEILLLENIRFYKEEEERNENFAFELSKYGDIYVNDAFGVSHRLHTSTTVLPKFFGKKKCIGLLMKKEIQFLNKFISGTGNKPITILLGGAKIISKIKVIENLINFSNHLLIGGGMSYPFIKIKGGKIGNSIIENDKNIEKTLKNILDKYQNSNNRLHLPKDILIAKYYDNKTKTKIVPINSIPNEWMGLDLGPNSIKYFSKIIEKSKTILWNGPVGVFELSNFSLGTKSIAKIIVETTKKGAFSLVGGGDTIAALKMEGLDKKISYLSTGGGAMLESLKGEILPGIKEII; via the coding sequence ATGAATAGGATAAAAACTGTTAATGATTTTAATTTTAAAAATAAAACAGCTCTACTAAGAGTAGATTATAATGTTCCTGTAAATAAACAACATATCATAACAGATGATACACGTATTCAATATAGTATTCCTACTATAAAAAAAATTCTTTCTGAAAATGGAAAAATAATTCTTATTTCTCATTTTGGAAGACCAAAAAAAAAATATGATAAAAATTTTTCCTTAAAATTTTTAGTTCCTTATTTATATAAAAAATTAAAAGTTCCTATTAATTTTAGTAAATCCTGTATTGGAGAAGAAACAAATAAAAAAGTAAATGAATTAAAAAATGGAGAAATTCTATTATTAGAAAATATTCGTTTTTATAAAGAAGAAGAAGAAAGAAATGAAAATTTTGCTTTTGAATTATCAAAATATGGAGATATTTATGTTAATGATGCATTTGGAGTTTCTCATAGATTACATACTTCTACCACTGTACTTCCAAAATTTTTTGGAAAAAAAAAATGTATAGGATTACTTATGAAAAAAGAAATACAATTTTTAAATAAATTTATATCAGGAACAGGAAATAAACCTATTACAATTTTATTGGGTGGAGCAAAAATAATTTCTAAAATAAAAGTTATTGAAAATCTTATTAATTTTTCTAATCATTTATTAATAGGTGGGGGTATGTCTTATCCTTTTATTAAAATAAAAGGAGGTAAAATAGGTAATTCTATTATTGAAAATGATAAAAATATAGAAAAAACATTAAAAAATATACTTGATAAATATCAAAATAGTAATAATAGATTACATCTTCCAAAAGATATTTTAATAGCAAAATATTATGATAATAAAACAAAAACTAAAATTGTTCCTATTAATTCTATTCCAAATGAATGGATGGGATTAGATTTAGGTCCTAATTCTATTAAATATTTTAGCAAAATTATAGAAAAATCAAAAACTATTTTATGGAATGGTCCTGTAGGAGTATTTGAATTATCTAATTTTTCTTTAGGTACTAAATCTATTGCAAAAATTATAGTAGAAACAACTAAAAAAGGAGCTTTTTCTTTAGTTGGTGGAGGAGATACTATTGCTGCTTTAAAAATGGAAGGTTTAGATAAAAAAATTAGTTATTTATCTACTGGTGGAGGGGCAATGTTGGAAAGTTTAAAAGGAGAAATATTACCTGGAATAAAAGAAATAATATAA
- the topA gene encoding type I DNA topoisomerase: MKKNLVIVESPIKANTIQTFLGKNYYVVSSNGHLVDLPEKEIGVKIKENFKPNYTILPNKKKIVQNFKILIKDYQIIWLASDEDREGEAIAYQIYKIFNIPSEKYRRIVFHEITKKAIFNAIENPRLINYNLVYAQQARRILDRLVGFKLSPILWKKVKTGLSAGRVQSAVVKLIVEREEKIQNFIPTPVYQITATFINKKIIFNAKLEKKIEDKKEIKKILSLCINSSFKIEKILVKQEKKTPPPPFTTSSLQQEACNKLNYSISKTMFLSQKLYEKGYITYTRTDSINLSKDILYEIKNYILSLYGKKYFFYRNFSNYKKNFSQEAHEAIRPTIIFFNKDYYKSLDIFQKRLYKLIWERTIIGQMTDATIEKKIFYIKSSHIENFFICTKKIFLFDGFTKITNKKKEEKNIPENINKKNSILKIEKIIAKQIIKNNIYRYNEATLVKNLEKLGIGRPSTYVPIISTIQRRNYVCLKKKSQKIKTQEIFLLKKNIITKTDEKIIEIEKNKFIPTEMGILTTDFLQKNFQKIVDYDFTASLEKKFDDIAKGEISWTKILEDFYNEFYKKIEYVKKYVKKINKNRFLGIDPISNRKIFAKIAKFGPIIQIGEFQDKDKPKFFPLLNSQKIDTISLQKALKIIDLPKIIGTFEKENILLKINKYNIYIKHKNKFFPIEEEIFFNSKSFNLEQAIDIIINNRKKINK, encoded by the coding sequence ATGAAAAAAAATTTAGTAATTGTAGAATCTCCTATTAAAGCAAATACTATACAAACATTTCTTGGAAAAAATTATTATGTAGTATCTAGTAATGGACATCTTGTAGATCTTCCAGAAAAAGAAATAGGAGTAAAAATTAAAGAAAATTTTAAACCTAATTATACCATATTACCTAATAAAAAAAAAATTGTTCAAAATTTTAAAATATTAATAAAAGATTATCAAATTATATGGTTAGCCTCTGATGAAGATCGTGAAGGAGAAGCAATAGCTTATCAAATTTATAAAATTTTTAATATTCCTAGTGAAAAATATAGAAGAATAGTTTTTCATGAAATTACAAAAAAAGCAATTTTTAATGCTATTGAAAATCCAAGATTAATTAATTATAATTTAGTTTATGCTCAACAAGCAAGAAGAATTTTAGATAGATTAGTAGGATTTAAACTATCTCCCATTTTATGGAAAAAAGTTAAAACAGGACTTTCTGCAGGAAGAGTTCAATCAGCTGTAGTAAAACTTATAGTAGAACGAGAAGAAAAAATACAAAATTTTATTCCTACTCCAGTTTATCAAATAACTGCAACTTTTATAAATAAAAAAATAATTTTTAATGCTAAATTAGAAAAAAAAATAGAGGATAAAAAAGAAATAAAAAAAATTTTATCATTATGTATTAATTCATCTTTTAAAATAGAAAAAATTCTTGTTAAACAAGAAAAAAAAACACCTCCTCCTCCATTTACAACATCTTCTTTACAACAAGAAGCTTGCAATAAGCTAAATTATTCTATATCAAAAACGATGTTTTTATCTCAAAAATTATATGAAAAAGGATATATTACATATACTAGAACAGATAGTATAAATTTATCAAAAGATATTTTATATGAAATAAAAAATTATATACTTTCTTTATATGGTAAAAAATATTTTTTTTATAGAAATTTTTCTAATTATAAAAAAAATTTTTCTCAAGAAGCACATGAAGCCATTCGTCCTACAATTATTTTCTTTAATAAAGATTATTACAAATCTCTAGATATTTTTCAAAAACGTCTTTATAAACTTATATGGGAACGAACTATTATAGGTCAAATGACTGATGCTACAATTGAAAAAAAAATTTTTTATATTAAATCTTCTCATATAGAAAATTTTTTTATATGTACAAAAAAAATTTTTTTATTTGATGGATTTACAAAAATTACAAATAAAAAAAAAGAAGAAAAAAATATACCAGAAAATATTAATAAAAAAAATTCTATTTTAAAAATAGAAAAAATTATAGCAAAACAAATTATTAAAAATAATATATATAGATATAATGAAGCTACTTTAGTAAAAAATCTAGAAAAATTAGGAATAGGAAGACCTTCTACTTATGTCCCTATAATTTCTACTATTCAAAGAAGAAATTATGTTTGTTTGAAAAAAAAATCTCAAAAAATAAAAACACAAGAAATTTTTCTTCTTAAAAAAAATATTATTACTAAAACAGATGAAAAAATTATTGAAATAGAAAAAAATAAATTTATTCCTACAGAAATGGGAATTTTAACTACTGATTTTTTGCAAAAAAATTTTCAAAAAATAGTAGATTATGATTTTACTGCAAGTTTAGAAAAAAAATTTGATGATATAGCTAAAGGTGAAATTTCTTGGACAAAAATACTTGAAGATTTTTATAATGAATTTTATAAAAAAATAGAATATGTAAAAAAATATGTAAAAAAAATTAATAAAAATCGTTTTCTTGGAATAGACCCTATTTCAAATAGAAAAATTTTTGCAAAAATAGCTAAATTTGGTCCTATTATTCAAATAGGAGAATTTCAAGATAAAGATAAACCTAAATTTTTTCCTTTATTAAATAGTCAAAAAATAGATACAATTTCTCTTCAAAAAGCTTTAAAAATTATTGATTTACCTAAAATTATAGGTACTTTTGAAAAAGAAAATATTTTATTAAAAATAAATAAATATAATATTTATATTAAACATAAAAATAAATTTTTTCCAATAGAAGAAGAAATTTTTTTTAATTCAAAATCATTTAACTTGGAACAAGCAATTGATATTATTATTAATAATAGAAAAAAAATTAATAAATAA
- the rsmI gene encoding 16S rRNA (cytidine(1402)-2'-O)-methyltransferase, with the protein MLYIVPTPIGNLEDFTIRSIRILKEVDLILVENYKISKRLLNFYNIKNHINKYHIYNEHKIIPFFIKEIKKGKKLALISNAGTPSISDPGFLLIKYCIDASISIECLPGATALIPALVNSGFPSDEFTFIGFLPKKKRNKKLEILSKENRTIILYESPHRLLQTLNDIKNFWGLEKNIVICKEISKIYQNILRGKIKEIILYYENNKKILGEYTIIIEK; encoded by the coding sequence ATGCTATATATAGTACCAACTCCTATAGGTAATTTAGAAGATTTTACTATTAGAAGTATAAGAATTTTAAAAGAAGTAGATTTAATTTTAGTAGAAAATTATAAAATATCTAAAAGATTATTAAATTTTTATAACATTAAAAATCATATAAATAAATATCATATATACAATGAACACAAAATAATACCTTTTTTTATAAAAGAAATAAAAAAAGGTAAAAAATTAGCATTAATATCTAATGCTGGAACTCCAAGTATATCAGATCCAGGTTTTTTACTTATTAAATATTGTATAGATGCTTCTATTTCTATAGAATGTTTACCTGGTGCTACAGCTTTAATTCCAGCTTTAGTAAATTCTGGATTTCCATCTGATGAATTTACTTTTATTGGATTTTTACCAAAAAAAAAAAGAAATAAAAAATTAGAAATCTTATCTAAAGAAAATAGAACTATTATATTATATGAATCTCCTCATAGATTATTACAAACATTAAATGATATAAAAAATTTTTGGGGATTAGAAAAAAATATAGTTATATGTAAAGAAATATCTAAAATTTATCAAAATATATTAAGAGGAAAAATAAAAGAAATAATTTTATATTATGAAAATAATAAAAAAATATTAGGAGAATATACCATAATTATTGAAAAATAA
- the queA gene encoding tRNA preQ1(34) S-adenosylmethionine ribosyltransferase-isomerase QueA has product MRTSDFDFISPLNLLAKFPSQERDESKLMVIHRKSKKFEHKLFKDLPIYFEEGDTIIVNNTKVFPARLFGNKEKTEAKIEVFLLRELDSNDRTWDVLVDPARKVRVGNKLNFEYGLTGEVIDNTTSRGRILQLHFNGTHKDLIKKIKEIGKTPLPKYINRQPEKNDKKRYQTVYAKEEGSVAAPTAGLHFSKHLLKKLEIKGINIVEITLHLGLGSFLPVEVEDISKHKMDSEKCFINNKTCDIINKTIEKKKRICAVGTSSMRAIESSVSSNKNLNPFLGWTNKFIFPPYHFNIANSMITNFHMPKSTLLMMTAAFAGFDIIMKAYKIAIQEKYRFYSYGDAMLIL; this is encoded by the coding sequence ATGAGAACTTCAGATTTTGATTTTATATCTCCTTTAAATCTTCTTGCTAAATTTCCTTCTCAAGAAAGAGATGAATCCAAATTAATGGTAATTCATAGAAAAAGTAAAAAATTTGAACATAAATTATTTAAAGATTTACCTATTTATTTTGAAGAAGGAGATACTATTATAGTTAATAATACTAAAGTTTTTCCTGCAAGATTATTTGGAAATAAAGAAAAAACAGAAGCAAAAATAGAAGTTTTTTTACTTAGAGAATTAGATTCAAATGATAGAACTTGGGATGTATTAGTAGATCCTGCAAGAAAAGTAAGAGTAGGAAATAAATTAAATTTTGAATATGGATTAACAGGTGAAGTTATAGATAATACTACTTCTAGAGGAAGAATTTTACAACTTCATTTTAATGGAACTCATAAAGATCTTATTAAAAAAATAAAAGAAATAGGAAAAACTCCTTTACCTAAATATATTAATAGACAACCAGAAAAAAATGATAAAAAACGTTATCAAACTGTATATGCTAAAGAAGAAGGATCAGTAGCTGCTCCAACAGCAGGATTACATTTTTCAAAACATTTATTGAAAAAATTAGAAATAAAAGGTATTAATATAGTAGAAATAACTTTACATTTAGGATTAGGAAGTTTTTTACCTGTAGAAGTAGAAGATATATCAAAACATAAAATGGATTCCGAAAAATGTTTTATTAATAACAAAACATGTGATATAATAAATAAAACAATAGAAAAAAAAAAAAGAATTTGTGCTGTGGGAACTTCTTCTATGAGAGCTATAGAAAGCTCAGTTTCTTCTAATAAAAATTTAAATCCTTTTTTAGGATGGACTAATAAATTTATATTTCCTCCTTATCATTTTAATATAGCTAATTCTATGATTACAAATTTTCATATGCCTAAATCAACATTATTAATGATGACAGCAGCATTTGCTGGTTTTGATATAATAATGAAAGCTTATAAAATAGCAATACAAGAAAAATATAGATTTTATTCTTATGGAGATGCTATGCTTATTTTATAA
- a CDS encoding superoxide dismutase, whose translation MSFKLPKLSFSYKDFEPYIDRKTMEIHYSKHHATYTNNLNKAIYETDMTNISIEEILKRAHIETLMIRNNSGGFYNHNMFWEILITPSKFILPSKDFSEIIKENFKSFENFKEKFSTIAINCFGSGWTWLCVQKNKKLTICSTTNQDNPLMYSIGCDGIPILGLDVWEHAYYLQYQNRRIDYISSFWKIINWNKVEKNYKNVIK comes from the coding sequence ATGTCATTTAAACTTCCAAAATTATCTTTTTCTTATAAAGATTTTGAACCTTATATAGATAGAAAAACTATGGAAATACATTATAGTAAACATCATGCTACTTATACTAATAATTTAAATAAAGCTATCTATGAAACAGATATGACAAATATTTCTATAGAAGAAATACTTAAAAGAGCTCATATCGAAACTTTAATGATACGAAATAATAGTGGAGGATTTTATAATCATAATATGTTTTGGGAAATATTAATTACTCCTTCAAAATTTATTCTTCCAAGTAAAGATTTTAGTGAAATAATTAAAGAAAATTTTAAATCTTTTGAAAATTTTAAAGAAAAATTTTCTACTATTGCAATTAATTGTTTTGGTTCTGGTTGGACTTGGTTATGTGTTCAAAAAAATAAAAAATTAACTATTTGTTCTACAACAAATCAAGATAATCCTCTTATGTATAGTATAGGATGTGACGGTATTCCCATATTAGGATTGGATGTTTGGGAACATGCTTATTATCTTCAATATCAAAATCGTCGTATAGATTATATATCTTCTTTTTGGAAAATAATTAATTGGAATAAAGTAGAAAAAAATTATAAAAACGTTATAAAATAA
- a CDS encoding polyprenyl synthetase family protein produces MKIILEKIKIPIKKEIQKFEKQFINIIKSNVTLIDKITHYITHRKGKLIRPIFVFLIAKMLGTIQKKTYHTACLIELIHTATLIHDDVIDNSNLRRGSFSINAIWKNKIAVLAGDYLLSKSLLLATNNNYYDLLQIICKTIKNMSEVELLQIEKSKNLDITEKIYNQIIYHKTASLIAASCECGALSVNTDKKTVLKMRQFGIFIGIAFQIKDDLFDYDSQNFTGKPTGIDLKEKKITLPLIHALEKASKKDKKWILYFIKNYDEKKKYEIINFVKKYGGLEYATKKMIKFRDEAIKILDFYPKNEIKKTLKIMANFIVERNQ; encoded by the coding sequence ATGAAAATAATTTTAGAAAAAATAAAAATTCCTATAAAAAAAGAAATTCAAAAATTTGAAAAACAATTTATTAATATAATAAAAAGTAATGTTACTTTGATAGATAAAATTACTCATTATATTACTCATAGAAAAGGAAAATTAATACGTCCTATATTTGTTTTTTTAATAGCTAAAATGTTAGGTACAATACAAAAAAAAACATATCATACAGCTTGTTTAATAGAATTAATTCATACTGCTACACTTATTCATGATGATGTTATAGATAATAGTAATCTTCGTCGTGGTTCTTTTTCTATTAATGCTATATGGAAAAATAAAATAGCTGTTTTAGCAGGAGATTATTTACTTTCTAAAAGTCTTTTATTAGCTACAAATAATAATTATTATGATCTCTTACAAATTATTTGTAAAACTATTAAAAATATGAGTGAAGTAGAATTATTACAAATAGAAAAATCTAAAAATTTAGATATTACCGAAAAAATTTATAATCAAATAATTTATCATAAAACTGCAAGTTTAATTGCAGCTTCTTGTGAATGTGGAGCTCTTTCTGTTAATACAGATAAAAAAACAGTATTAAAAATGAGACAATTTGGAATTTTTATAGGTATAGCATTTCAAATTAAAGATGATTTATTTGATTATGATAGTCAAAATTTTACAGGTAAACCTACAGGAATAGATTTAAAAGAAAAAAAAATAACATTACCTCTTATTCATGCTCTTGAAAAAGCTTCTAAAAAAGATAAAAAATGGATATTATATTTTATAAAAAATTATGATGAAAAAAAAAAATATGAAATAATAAATTTTGTTAAAAAATATGGAGGATTAGAATATGCTACTAAAAAAATGATAAAATTTCGTGATGAAGCAATAAAAATATTGGATTTTTATCCAAAAAATGAAATAAAAAAAACTTTAAAAATAATGGCAAATTTTATTGTTGAAAGAAATCAATAA
- the gmk gene encoding guanylate kinase has translation MKKGKIIILSGPSGSGKTTISHFLLSKIPELKFSVSCTNRIIRKNEKHGKDYYFISLETFITKIKESKFAEWEEVYPKLFYGTLKNEIYNILNSNKHILFDVDIKGALNLKKKYTNSLSIFITVDSMKILKKRLFYRNSENLHKINIRLNKAKKEMSYAHFFDLILLNTDLFKIKQKVYNLVYNFIYNN, from the coding sequence ATGAAAAAAGGTAAAATAATCATTTTATCAGGACCTTCAGGATCTGGAAAAACAACTATTTCACATTTTTTACTATCAAAAATACCAGAATTAAAATTCTCTGTATCATGTACAAATCGTATAATTAGAAAAAATGAAAAACATGGAAAAGATTATTATTTTATATCTTTGGAAACTTTTATTACTAAAATAAAAGAATCTAAGTTTGCAGAATGGGAAGAAGTTTATCCTAAATTATTTTATGGAACTTTAAAAAATGAAATATATAATATTTTAAATTCTAATAAACATATTTTATTTGATGTAGATATAAAAGGAGCATTAAATTTAAAAAAAAAATATACTAATTCTTTATCTATATTTATAACAGTAGATTCTATGAAAATTTTAAAAAAAAGACTTTTTTATAGAAATTCTGAAAATTTACATAAAATAAATATACGTTTAAATAAAGCTAAAAAAGAAATGAGTTATGCTCATTTTTTTGATTTAATTTTATTAAATACGGATTTATTTAAAATAAAACAAAAAGTTTATAATTTAGTTTACAACTTTATTTATAATAATTAA
- the asd gene encoding aspartate-semialdehyde dehydrogenase, giving the protein MKLGIVGVTGMVGRVMIDILEKRNFPLDKLYLSASDKSIGKTFLFKGKEHKIISIYDFFSKKPNIVLFSAGSDFSKKWAPKFAKIGSKVIDNSSAWRMDINKKLIVPEINSSFLEKEDKIIANPNCSTIQLVMVLYPLHLKYHIKRIIVSTYQSVTGTGMKALNQLKKEKQGVSLSYDKTTYPHPIYQNVLPHCDSFTKGGYTIEEMKLINETKKIINDENIAITATSARVPVIGGHSESVNITFSKKPNIKHIYKILSKTKGIIVQDNPEKNIYPMPLYAHHKDEIFVGRIREDLSYKNSINIWIVADNLRKGAATNTVQIAEYLINKKYI; this is encoded by the coding sequence ATGAAATTAGGAATAGTAGGAGTTACAGGTATGGTAGGACGTGTAATGATAGATATTTTAGAAAAAAGAAATTTTCCATTAGATAAGTTATATCTTTCTGCTTCTGATAAATCTATAGGAAAAACATTCCTATTTAAAGGAAAAGAACATAAAATTATTAGTATTTATGATTTTTTTTCAAAAAAACCAAATATTGTTTTATTTTCAGCAGGATCAGATTTTTCAAAAAAATGGGCTCCTAAATTTGCAAAAATAGGATCTAAAGTTATAGATAATTCTTCTGCATGGAGAATGGATATTAATAAAAAATTGATTGTACCTGAAATAAATTCTTCTTTTTTAGAAAAAGAAGATAAAATTATTGCTAATCCAAATTGCTCAACTATACAATTAGTAATGGTATTATATCCTTTACATTTAAAATATCATATAAAAAGAATTATTGTATCTACTTATCAATCAGTAACAGGTACTGGAATGAAAGCTTTGAATCAATTAAAAAAAGAAAAACAAGGTGTTTCATTATCTTATGATAAAACAACATATCCACATCCTATATATCAAAATGTTTTACCTCATTGTGATTCTTTTACAAAAGGAGGTTATACTATAGAAGAAATGAAATTAATAAATGAAACAAAAAAAATAATAAATGATGAAAATATAGCTATTACAGCAACATCCGCTCGTGTACCTGTTATAGGAGGTCATTCAGAAAGTGTAAATATAACATTTAGTAAAAAACCAAATATTAAGCATATATATAAAATATTATCAAAAACAAAAGGTATTATAGTACAAGATAATCCAGAAAAAAATATATATCCTATGCCATTATATGCACATCATAAAGATGAAATTTTTGTTGGAAGAATACGAGAAGATTTATCTTATAAAAATTCTATAAATATATGGATAGTAGCAGATAATCTTAGAAAAGGAGCTGCTACAAATACTGTTCAAATTGCAGAATACTTAATAAATAAAAAATATATTTAA
- a CDS encoding ribonucleoside-diphosphate reductase subunit alpha has protein sequence METHSIAEKEGWKVGKDFPVWANNELYLTTIKGGYLLDKENPFEAYKRLAKNAAKILKKPKIEEEFFSILWKGWLIPSTPVMVNLGTEKGLPISCFSGRIGDSMYEIYRKNLEMAMLSKHGGGTSYDFSLIRPIGSSIKNGTLGISDGIIPFIKSYDSAIVASKQGRTRRGAVAIYLNIEHKEYPEFLKIREPKGDINRQCHNVHQGTIISNSFMEKVLKENSKERTLWINTLKERVKTGEPYLFFKDNANENIPDNWKKHGLKIHHSNLCSEIMLPTDESHTLVCCLSSLNLYKYVEWKNTKTVFYAILFLDAVLQEFIDKGQNIRGIEDAVRFAEKSRALGLGALGWHSYLQENMIPFISVKSRILTHNIFRNIQLESQKATKYLAKEYGESEWNIGTGRRNLTLMAIAPNRSSAKLAGGLSQGVEPLAANIYVDDDAKGMHIRKNPYLEKILIESGYNLPEIWEQIANEKGSCLGLTALNEKQKNVFRCFKEINQLELIKQASIRQKYIDQGQSINLAFHQNTPAKYINKVHIEAWKIGLKSLYYYRSESILRADTKNRDLYFESLL, from the coding sequence ATGGAAACACACTCTATTGCAGAAAAAGAAGGATGGAAAGTTGGTAAGGATTTTCCTGTTTGGGCTAATAATGAATTATATTTGACTACAATTAAAGGTGGATACTTATTAGATAAAGAAAATCCTTTTGAAGCATATAAAAGGTTAGCAAAAAACGCTGCAAAAATTTTAAAAAAACCTAAAATAGAAGAAGAATTTTTCTCAATTCTTTGGAAAGGCTGGTTAATCCCTTCTACTCCAGTTATGGTAAATCTTGGAACAGAAAAAGGATTACCTATTAGTTGTTTTTCAGGAAGAATTGGAGATAGTATGTATGAAATATATAGAAAAAATTTGGAAATGGCTATGTTAAGTAAACATGGTGGAGGGACATCATATGATTTTAGTTTAATTAGACCTATAGGTAGTTCTATAAAGAATGGAACTTTAGGTATATCTGATGGAATTATTCCTTTTATTAAATCATATGATAGTGCTATTGTAGCTAGTAAACAAGGAAGAACACGAAGAGGTGCAGTAGCTATTTATTTAAATATAGAGCATAAAGAATATCCAGAATTTTTAAAAATAAGAGAACCTAAAGGAGATATTAATCGTCAATGTCATAATGTTCATCAAGGAACTATAATATCTAATTCTTTTATGGAAAAAGTTTTAAAAGAAAATAGTAAAGAAAGAACATTATGGATAAATACTCTTAAAGAACGAGTTAAAACAGGAGAACCATATCTTTTTTTTAAAGATAATGCTAATGAAAATATTCCAGATAATTGGAAAAAACATGGATTAAAAATACATCATAGTAATCTTTGTTCTGAAATCATGTTACCAACAGATGAAAGTCATACTCTTGTTTGTTGTCTTTCTTCTCTTAATTTATATAAATATGTAGAATGGAAAAATACAAAAACTGTTTTTTATGCTATTTTATTTTTAGACGCAGTTTTACAAGAATTTATTGATAAAGGTCAAAATATAAGAGGAATAGAAGATGCTGTACGTTTTGCTGAAAAAAGTAGAGCATTAGGTTTAGGTGCATTAGGATGGCATTCTTATTTACAAGAAAATATGATTCCTTTTATATCTGTTAAATCTAGAATATTAACTCATAATATATTTAGAAATATTCAATTAGAATCTCAAAAAGCTACTAAATATTTAGCTAAAGAATATGGAGAATCTGAGTGGAATATAGGAACGGGTAGAAGAAATTTAACTTTAATGGCTATAGCTCCTAATAGGAGTTCTGCAAAACTAGCAGGAGGACTTTCTCAAGGTGTAGAACCGTTAGCTGCAAATATATATGTAGATGATGATGCAAAAGGAATGCATATTAGAAAGAATCCTTATTTAGAAAAAATACTCATAGAAAGTGGATATAATCTTCCAGAAATTTGGGAACAAATAGCTAATGAAAAAGGTTCTTGTCTTGGATTAACAGCTCTTAATGAAAAACAAAAAAATGTTTTTAGATGTTTTAAAGAAATTAATCAATTGGAATTAATAAAACAAGCTAGTATACGACAAAAATATATTGATCAAGGACAAAGTATTAACCTTGCTTTTCATCAAAATACTCCTGCTAAATATATTAATAAAGTACATATTGAAGCTTGGAAAATAGGTTTAAAAAGTCTTTATTATTATAGAAGCGAAAGTATTCTTCGTGCAGATACAAAAAATAGAGATTTATATTTTGAAAGTTTATTATAA